One Planctomycetota bacterium genomic window, TTTACGGATAACGCTGTTTTGAAAGTTGATTCGGACGGTGATACCAAGGCTGACAAGGATATTAAAAAGAAGGAAGAACTGGTGACGTTTGATATCGTTTATGAGGGCGGCGTAAAAGGGAAATACCAGATGCGTTTCTGGCAGAACGGGGTGAATTACATGGGCGCCCAAAAAGTGCCGCGCTGGTGTTATCAACGCGGTGGTTTTATGAAAGGGCAGGCAGAGGGGGAAGTCATCCTTCTAATCGATGATAATAATAACGGCTTTTACAACGATTACGGAGAAGACGCCATTGTTATCGGCCAGAATTCCAAAGGGGCAGGCAGGCTTTCCCGTTTTATCAACCTAAAGGACAGCATGTATGAAATTACCATAGATACCACCGGAACGAAAGCCCAGCTGAAAAAATGCGCTGAAAAGCTCGGCAGGATAAACATAGAAAAAGAACTGAATTTTCCTAAGATGAAACCCGTCGTGTTAACCCTTAAAAGTGGTGACAAGTATATAAATATTTTCCCGGGGCGCAAGACCAACTTTTTACCGGTCGGCGAATATGAATTTGACCAGGCGATATTTGACCAGCGGTTAAGGGCAAGAGCCGGAGCCTTCCCGAAAATAACAATCGAAGAAGGCAAAGAAACGATGATGAAATGGGGAGGTCCTTTTAAGCTGCTTTTAAAGCCGAGCCTGGAAAAATCAGGACAACTGGTTATATTTATTCCACCTGCGGAATATAAACCGCCGGCGCTTAATACCAAAATAGTTGAATGCCCGTTTATAAAAATGTCGCTTCCCACGGCGGTTGTCGGTGCACAGGGAGAGGAATATTTCGGCTCTCCGGAATTTAAGGACGAAAAAGGTTTTTGCCTGCCTGATGCAACGATAGATTTATTTATGGTTGCGATAGCTGCCAAGGAGCCCGCGCAGGGGGTGAAAACGGCTAAAGGGAAGCTTTTGAATAAAATAGGAAATCAATTCGTGGATAATTGGGTGAAAATCGATATGTCCGGACTGGTGGAAAAGAAGCCTCCTTACTGGGACGGGTATTACCAATGTCCGCTTTACGATTATAAGGGGAAAATCGGCATAAAAGTTTCAACCAAGAGCAATATTTTCGGCGAGTTGGTTTTTGAGCAGGAGATGGAAATCCAGCAATAATTGAGAAATTCAATATACAGTAGTAAATTCGCCTGATTGTCCTTCGGGCGTTTCCCATTTTATCTCCACATTCGTAACTCTGGCCGATGGCGGTCCGTGATGCGCCCAGGTTATCATGGCATCTACCGCGGCGTCATTTCCTTCAAACACGGTTTCCACGCGGCCG contains:
- a CDS encoding acylphosphatase, with protein sequence MKRAHLWISGRVQGVFFRAHTENEARRLGLTGWVKNIPDGRVETVFEGNDAAVDAMITWAHHGPPSARVTNVEIKWETPEGQSGEFTTVY